The proteins below come from a single Limnobaculum xujianqingii genomic window:
- the mlc gene encoding sugar metabolism global transcriptional regulator Mlc produces MNREGQPGHIDHIKQTNTGAVYRLIDQYGPVSRIDLSKLSHLAPASITKIVRELYDAHLVKETEFSEAGSRGRPAVGVELDTQAWHYLSCRVHYGYLTLALRDLSNQLIIEEQIDFPIDKNSSWLERFIYQIESFFTRHQKLLERLTAIAITMPGIIDATAGMVYKMPFYNEENVPLGPMLSKRTGLPVYVQQDVSAWAISEALYGAAFGCQNVIQIVIDDVVGASVISDGRILHADSSRRIEIGHTQVDPKGKACYCGNHGCLETIASMSNILERTRQLLPSYPDSMLNYSPVTIENLCDAANKGDRLAKEIICYVGESVGHIAAVMVNIFNPEKIIVGSPLNASSGTLYPAIEKCIHQQSLPQYRADIRIAPTHFVNVGTMPGAALVKMALYNGSLLVKLLQG; encoded by the coding sequence GTGAATAGAGAAGGGCAGCCGGGCCATATTGACCACATCAAGCAGACTAACACTGGCGCGGTATATCGACTTATCGACCAGTATGGTCCGGTATCACGTATTGATTTGTCTAAACTCTCCCATCTGGCACCTGCCAGCATCACTAAAATCGTTCGTGAACTGTATGATGCCCATTTAGTTAAAGAGACCGAATTCAGTGAAGCTGGTAGTCGCGGGCGTCCGGCAGTAGGTGTCGAACTGGATACTCAGGCATGGCATTATTTAAGTTGTCGTGTTCATTATGGTTACCTGACGCTGGCGTTAAGAGACTTAAGCAATCAGCTGATTATTGAAGAACAGATTGATTTTCCGATTGATAAAAACAGCTCTTGGTTAGAACGTTTTATTTATCAAATTGAATCCTTCTTTACCCGTCATCAGAAACTGCTGGAGCGGTTGACCGCTATTGCTATCACTATGCCTGGCATCATTGATGCTACAGCTGGCATGGTATACAAAATGCCATTCTACAATGAAGAGAATGTCCCATTAGGGCCAATGCTTAGTAAAAGAACAGGCTTACCGGTGTATGTTCAACAGGATGTTTCTGCCTGGGCTATCAGTGAAGCGCTGTATGGTGCAGCATTTGGCTGTCAGAATGTCATTCAAATAGTTATTGATGATGTAGTCGGTGCCTCGGTTATTAGCGATGGTAGGATTCTTCATGCTGACTCCAGCCGTCGAATTGAGATAGGGCATACTCAGGTAGATCCAAAGGGGAAGGCGTGCTATTGCGGCAATCATGGTTGTCTGGAAACCATCGCCAGCATGAGCAATATACTGGAGAGAACACGACAGTTGTTGCCTTCTTATCCTGACTCTATGCTTAACTACTCACCAGTTACCATCGAGAATTTGTGTGATGCCGCCAATAAAGGCGATCGGTTAGCCAAAGAGATCATCTGTTATGTTGGAGAAAGCGTCGGACATATTGCCGCGGTAATGGTCAATATCTTCAATCCGGAAAAGATTATCGTTGGTTCGCCGTTGAATGCGTCTTCTGGCACGCTCTATCCAGCTATAGAAAAATGTATTCATCAACAGTCCCTGCCACAATACCGTGCAGATATTCGCATTGCCCCAACTCACTTTGTCAATGTAGGAACCATGCCCGGAGCAGCTCTGGTGAAGATGGCTTTATACAATGGCTCTCTGCTGGTTAAGCTTCTTCAGGGATAA
- the osmV gene encoding osmoprotectant ABC transporter ATP-binding protein OsmV produces MIKLENLTKQFKQKSGKAFNAVDNIDLHVPAGEMCVLLGPSGCGKTTTLKMINRLITPSSGRILINGEDTSGLDTVTLRRKIGYVIQQIGLFPNMTIEENITIVPRMLGWDKKACKERARELMDMVALDPNRFLKRYPKEMSGGQQQRIGVIRALAADPPVLLMDEPFGAVDPINRESIQNEFQEMQRKLKKTVILVSHDIDEALKLGDRIAIFRQGKIVQCATPDELLAKPSDEFVGSFVGQDRTLKRLLLVQAGDVTDMQETLTVRRSTPLSEAFTIMDDNDMRSIIVVNDDEKPLGFIKRREARGAEGLCGELTHPITITARAEDNLRVVLSKLYEHNLVWMPIVDEEGRYSGEISQDYIASYLSSGRTRRKISA; encoded by the coding sequence ATGATTAAATTAGAAAATCTGACAAAACAATTTAAACAGAAAAGTGGTAAAGCGTTTAACGCCGTTGATAACATTGATTTACATGTCCCTGCCGGTGAAATGTGTGTCCTGTTAGGACCATCTGGTTGTGGTAAAACTACCACTCTGAAGATGATCAATCGCCTGATTACCCCTAGCAGTGGTCGTATTCTGATTAATGGCGAAGATACCTCTGGCCTGGATACCGTTACCCTGCGCCGCAAAATCGGTTATGTAATTCAACAGATTGGTCTGTTCCCTAATATGACCATTGAAGAAAACATTACTATCGTGCCACGCATGTTAGGCTGGGATAAAAAGGCGTGTAAAGAACGAGCCCGTGAACTAATGGATATGGTAGCGCTTGATCCAAATCGTTTCCTGAAACGCTATCCAAAAGAGATGTCAGGTGGTCAGCAACAGCGTATCGGTGTTATTCGTGCTCTGGCTGCGGATCCTCCGGTATTGCTGATGGATGAACCTTTTGGTGCCGTTGACCCGATTAACCGTGAGTCGATCCAAAATGAGTTCCAGGAGATGCAACGTAAGCTGAAAAAAACCGTCATATTAGTAAGCCATGATATTGATGAAGCACTGAAACTTGGCGATCGTATCGCTATCTTCCGTCAGGGAAAAATTGTTCAATGCGCCACGCCGGATGAATTACTGGCTAAACCTTCTGATGAGTTTGTTGGTTCATTCGTTGGTCAGGATCGTACCTTAAAACGCCTGCTGTTAGTTCAGGCCGGTGACGTTACTGATATGCAAGAAACATTAACTGTTCGCCGCTCTACGCCATTAAGTGAGGCATTCACCATTATGGATGACAATGATATGCGTTCTATCATTGTGGTCAATGATGATGAAAAACCACTGGGCTTTATCAAGCGTCGGGAAGCCCGTGGGGCTGAAGGTTTGTGTGGTGAATTAACTCACCCGATCACCATTACCGCCCGGGCGGAAGATAATCTTCGGGTAGTCTTGTCTAAACTTTATGAACACAACCTGGTGTGGATGCCAATTGTGGATGAAGAAGGACGTTACAGCGGTGAGATCTCTCAGGATTATATTGCCAGCTACTTGAGCTCCGGACGTACCCGACGTAAGATTTCTGCTTAA
- the osmW gene encoding osmoprotectant ABC transporter permease OsmW: METLSYMWQDAGYIAGLTSQHMLLVSIAVGLAIIIGVPLGILIVRYKWLATPVLSLATVVLTIPSIALFGLMIPIFSIIGQGIGFVPAVTAVFLYSLLPIVRNTHIALSNLPGGLREAGRGIGMTFWQRLRWVEIPMSLPVIFGGVRTAVVMNIGVMAIAAVIGAGGLGLLLLHGISRSDPRLLIAGAVMISLLAIAMDWLLHRLQIALTPKGIR; the protein is encoded by the coding sequence ATGGAAACCCTTTCCTATATGTGGCAAGACGCTGGTTATATCGCAGGTTTAACCTCACAACATATGCTTCTGGTAAGTATTGCCGTTGGTCTGGCAATTATTATCGGTGTCCCCCTTGGCATTTTAATTGTGCGTTATAAATGGTTAGCAACACCAGTACTTAGCCTGGCGACGGTGGTATTAACCATCCCTTCTATCGCGTTGTTTGGCCTGATGATTCCAATCTTCTCTATTATTGGTCAGGGGATTGGCTTTGTTCCTGCGGTAACAGCAGTATTTTTATACTCTTTGTTACCTATAGTGCGTAATACCCATATTGCGCTGAGTAATTTGCCCGGCGGGCTGAGAGAAGCTGGCCGTGGAATTGGCATGACATTCTGGCAACGTTTGCGTTGGGTTGAAATTCCCATGTCTTTGCCTGTGATTTTTGGTGGTGTACGCACCGCAGTTGTAATGAATATCGGTGTTATGGCTATTGCAGCTGTTATTGGCGCCGGTGGATTAGGCCTGCTGTTATTGCATGGCATCAGTCGAAGCGACCCGCGTTTGTTAATTGCCGGCGCAGTTATGATCAGCCTGTTGGCGATCGCGATGGACTGGTTATTACACCGTTTACAAATTGCCCTGACGCCTAAAGGAATTCGATAA
- a CDS encoding SDR family oxidoreductase has product MVVFVTGASAGFGQAIVRKFVSQGHYVIGVARRAERLQQLKNELGDKFLPVELDVCDREKLLATLKTLPAAFKDIDLLVNNAGLALGLEPANKADFSDWTTMINTNVTALASVTHAILPQMVEQNRGHVINIGSIAGTYPYPGGNVYGATKAFVKQFSLNLRADLAGTAIRVTDVEPGLCGTTEFSNVRFKGDDAKAAGLYENVQPLTATDIAETVFWIATQPAHVNVNRIELMPVAQSFSPLKVTKD; this is encoded by the coding sequence ATGGTTGTTTTTGTTACCGGTGCATCTGCAGGGTTTGGTCAGGCTATCGTTAGAAAATTTGTTAGCCAGGGGCACTATGTAATTGGTGTAGCGCGTCGAGCAGAGCGTCTTCAGCAGCTAAAAAATGAATTGGGTGATAAATTTCTTCCCGTTGAGCTGGACGTTTGCGATCGCGAAAAACTACTGGCCACCCTAAAAACGCTACCGGCTGCGTTTAAAGATATTGATCTGTTGGTGAACAATGCGGGCCTGGCTTTAGGTTTAGAACCAGCCAATAAAGCAGACTTCAGTGACTGGACCACCATGATTAACACCAACGTGACGGCACTGGCATCAGTTACTCATGCAATTTTACCGCAAATGGTTGAACAGAACCGTGGCCACGTCATTAACATTGGTTCAATTGCCGGAACATACCCATATCCGGGCGGAAACGTATATGGCGCCACTAAAGCTTTTGTGAAGCAGTTTAGTCTTAACCTGAGAGCCGATCTGGCGGGTACCGCTATTCGTGTGACGGATGTTGAACCGGGACTATGTGGGACTACTGAATTTTCCAATGTGCGTTTTAAAGGGGATGATGCGAAAGCCGCAGGTCTGTATGAAAATGTGCAGCCATTAACCGCTACTGACATCGCCGAAACGGTATTCTGGATCGCTACTCAGCCAGCCCATGTAAACGTTAACCGCATTGAGCTGATGCCAGTGGCACAAAGCTTCTCGCCGTTGAAAGTTACTAAAGATTAA
- a CDS encoding ABC transporter permease, translated as MHKSALLRRIMIGGLLFIAVLALLIYGIGMDTLKLHAEDLTYLGKQHMFLVGCSMFLALIVGLPSGVLLSRPFAHRWAESAMQVFNVGNTLPPLAVLALAMVVVGIGDKPAIFALFLASLLPIVRNTYSGLRSIPPSLIEAANSIGMTPMQRLMKVELPNALPVIMSGVRVSAAINVGTVPLTFLIGASSFGELIFPGIYLNNFPLLILGAAATAIIALALDTILAGLSYVLSPQLVK; from the coding sequence ATGCATAAATCCGCGTTACTAAGACGCATCATGATAGGAGGCCTGCTGTTTATAGCGGTGCTTGCCCTACTGATTTACGGCATTGGTATGGATACGCTGAAGCTTCACGCTGAGGATCTGACCTATCTTGGTAAGCAACATATGTTTCTTGTCGGATGTTCCATGTTCCTGGCGCTGATTGTTGGTTTGCCAAGTGGTGTATTGCTAAGTCGCCCTTTTGCTCATCGTTGGGCTGAGTCGGCTATGCAAGTGTTTAATGTAGGTAATACATTACCACCATTAGCAGTACTGGCGTTGGCCATGGTTGTGGTGGGTATCGGTGATAAACCGGCTATCTTTGCCCTTTTCCTTGCATCACTGTTACCTATTGTTCGTAACACCTATTCAGGACTTCGTTCGATTCCACCTTCATTAATTGAAGCAGCCAACAGTATCGGCATGACACCCATGCAGCGCTTAATGAAAGTGGAATTACCCAATGCTTTACCTGTGATTATGTCCGGGGTTCGCGTTTCTGCTGCCATCAATGTGGGGACGGTACCATTAACCTTCCTGATTGGTGCCAGTAGTTTTGGTGAATTGATTTTCCCCGGAATTTATCTGAACAACTTCCCATTGTTAATTCTTGGCGCTGCAGCAACCGCCATTATCGCTTTAGCACTGGATACCATTCTTGCCGGTCTTAGCTATGTGCTGAGCCCACAACTGGTGAAGTAA
- a CDS encoding L-cystine transporter — translation MNIPLIINVLVFIALLFLLAQTRHTNWSLAKKVLIGLIVGVIFGLGLQLVYGANSPILKESISWFNIVGNGYVQLLQMIVMPLVFVSILSAVAKLHNASSLGKISFLTIGILLFTTMIAAFIGIMITLLFGLSAEGLVQGAQETARLGAIESNYMGKVADLTTPQLILSFIPKNPFADLTGASPTSIISVVIFAAFLGVASLQLLKDDEVKGQRVLTAIDTLQSWVMKLVRLVIKLTPYGVLALMTKVVAGSNIQDLIKLGSFIVASYIALGLMFVVHGILLTFSGINPIRFFKKVLPVLTFAFTSRSSAASIPMNVEAQTRRLGVPETIASFSASFGATIGQNGCAGIYPAMLAVMVAPTVGINPFDPMWIATLVAIVTVSSAGVAGVGGGATFAALIVLPTMGLPVTLVALLISVEPLIDMGRTALNVNGAMTAGTITSQILKETDKSVFESEEDGELAHR, via the coding sequence ATGAACATACCGTTGATTATAAATGTGCTGGTTTTTATAGCGTTGCTATTTCTTCTGGCGCAAACACGTCATACCAATTGGAGTCTGGCGAAAAAAGTGCTGATCGGCCTGATTGTCGGCGTTATTTTTGGTTTAGGATTACAACTGGTTTATGGCGCGAATAGCCCTATCCTGAAAGAATCCATCTCCTGGTTCAATATTGTTGGCAATGGCTACGTTCAGTTGTTGCAGATGATTGTTATGCCGTTAGTTTTTGTTTCGATTCTGAGTGCAGTAGCAAAACTACATAACGCGTCTTCATTAGGAAAAATCAGTTTCCTGACTATTGGTATTCTGCTTTTTACCACCATGATCGCCGCATTTATCGGTATTATGATTACCCTGCTGTTCGGCCTGTCTGCGGAAGGTTTAGTTCAGGGAGCTCAGGAAACTGCGCGTCTGGGAGCAATTGAATCCAACTATATGGGGAAAGTTGCCGACCTGACAACACCTCAGCTGATTCTTTCTTTCATTCCTAAAAACCCGTTTGCCGACCTGACCGGTGCCAGCCCAACGTCAATTATCAGCGTTGTTATTTTTGCTGCTTTCCTGGGTGTTGCTTCATTACAGCTGTTAAAAGATGATGAAGTAAAAGGCCAACGTGTTTTGACCGCGATTGATACTCTACAGTCATGGGTTATGAAGCTGGTTCGTTTAGTCATTAAGCTGACTCCTTATGGTGTTCTGGCGTTAATGACTAAAGTGGTTGCCGGTTCTAATATTCAGGATTTGATTAAACTGGGTAGCTTTATCGTCGCATCCTACATCGCATTGGGTCTGATGTTCGTGGTACACGGTATTCTGCTGACCTTCAGCGGTATTAATCCGATTAGATTCTTCAAAAAAGTATTGCCGGTATTAACCTTTGCGTTTACCAGCCGTTCCAGTGCTGCCAGTATTCCAATGAACGTTGAAGCTCAAACCCGTCGTTTAGGCGTGCCAGAAACTATCGCCAGCTTCTCTGCATCATTTGGTGCCACTATTGGTCAGAATGGTTGTGCGGGTATCTACCCGGCAATGTTAGCCGTTATGGTTGCACCAACTGTTGGTATTAACCCATTTGATCCAATGTGGATCGCTACGCTGGTTGCTATCGTTACCGTTAGCTCTGCTGGCGTTGCCGGTGTGGGTGGTGGTGCTACTTTCGCTGCGCTGATTGTGCTACCCACCATGGGTCTGCCGGTTACGCTGGTCGCTCTGCTGATTTCGGTTGAGCCGCTGATCGATATGGGTCGTACTGCATTGAACGTAAATGGTGCAATGACTGCAGGTACCATCACCAGTCAAATTCTGAAAGAAACGGATAAAAGCGTTTTTGAATCAGAAGAAGATGGTGAATTAGCTCACCGTTAA
- a CDS encoding DUF1161 domain-containing protein, with product MKKSLLLLTATMLLAPLATFAATCDEIKAEIAQKIINNGVPESGFQLNVVPVEQAEQAGETVVGNCEQGKQKIVYAKHHASETAPAASDSSISEKTPVVEDTEHPDLQPQTQP from the coding sequence ATGAAAAAATCTCTACTGTTATTGACGGCTACCATGCTGTTAGCCCCATTAGCTACGTTCGCTGCAACCTGTGATGAGATTAAAGCAGAGATAGCTCAGAAAATTATTAATAACGGTGTACCTGAATCCGGATTCCAACTGAACGTAGTTCCTGTTGAACAGGCAGAACAAGCCGGTGAAACTGTGGTCGGTAATTGTGAACAGGGCAAACAGAAGATCGTATACGCTAAACACCATGCATCAGAAACGGCCCCTGCTGCCTCTGATAGTAGTATTTCAGAGAAAACGCCTGTAGTAGAAGATACTGAACATCCTGACCTTCAGCCACAAACCCAACCGTAA
- a CDS encoding glycine betaine ABC transporter substrate-binding protein: MIKLKQRYQQWGRTVKFSVLSALLLTSVTAHAAPLVLASKNFTEQHILSAITVQYLATKGIDVTPKTDLASTIIRNAMLNKQVDIAWEYTGTSLIVYNHIHESMSSEETYNTVKKLDAKQGIVWLEPAKMNNTYAFAMQRTRAEKENISTLSQLVDRITQIQKTDAKHNWMVAFDPEFVNRSDGLKPMQDTYQLNLERPQIRQMDPGLVYNAIRDGFVDAGLIYTTDGRVNGFDLKVLEDDKGFFPSYAVTPTVREEVLNATPELADALNTLSRLLDNDVISALNAKVDVEHQSAERVATQFLKDNGLL; the protein is encoded by the coding sequence ATGATTAAATTAAAACAACGATACCAACAATGGGGACGAACGGTGAAGTTCAGTGTATTAAGTGCACTGTTATTAACCAGCGTCACCGCTCATGCGGCCCCATTAGTGCTGGCAAGTAAAAACTTCACTGAACAGCACATTCTTTCTGCTATTACTGTTCAATATCTGGCAACTAAAGGTATTGACGTTACCCCTAAAACAGACCTCGCTTCTACCATTATTCGAAACGCGATGCTGAATAAGCAGGTAGATATCGCCTGGGAATATACCGGTACTTCACTGATTGTTTATAACCATATCCATGAATCGATGTCGAGTGAAGAGACCTATAACACAGTAAAAAAACTGGACGCTAAACAAGGTATTGTCTGGTTAGAACCAGCAAAAATGAATAATACCTACGCTTTTGCTATGCAACGGACCAGAGCTGAAAAAGAAAATATCAGTACCCTTTCACAACTGGTTGATCGCATTACTCAAATCCAGAAAACTGATGCCAAACATAACTGGATGGTAGCTTTCGATCCTGAGTTTGTTAATCGTTCTGATGGTTTGAAACCCATGCAGGATACTTATCAGTTGAATCTGGAACGCCCACAGATCCGCCAGATGGATCCAGGTTTGGTCTATAACGCTATTCGTGATGGTTTTGTTGATGCTGGTCTGATTTATACCACTGATGGACGAGTTAATGGCTTTGATCTGAAAGTACTTGAAGATGATAAAGGTTTCTTCCCAAGTTACGCTGTCACTCCTACCGTTCGTGAAGAAGTACTGAATGCCACGCCAGAGCTGGCGGACGCGCTGAATACCCTGTCCCGCCTGTTAGATAATGATGTTATCTCGGCCCTGAATGCCAAAGTAGATGTTGAACACCAATCTGCTGAACGGGTTGCCACTCAATTCTTAAAAGATAACGGTTTGCTTTAA
- the bioD gene encoding dethiobiotin synthase, whose amino-acid sequence MPNRFFVTGTCTEVGKTVISRALLQSFIKQGKRAVGYKPIAIASHITDEGIRNHDAMILQSSSSISVSYDEVNPVLIEDHAALTYSDSPMDYARLSRGLKHLQAQSDAVIVEGTGGWRFLFNGMRPVSDWVIEEKLPVILVVGIQLGCINHAILTAEAIAHDGLNIAGWVANRINPGLAYYAETIEALKQNIPAPLIGELPYLSRPEERDLTSFIDLSRIKNS is encoded by the coding sequence ATGCCGAATCGATTTTTTGTAACAGGTACTTGTACTGAAGTGGGCAAAACCGTTATTTCACGGGCCCTGTTGCAATCATTCATTAAACAAGGCAAGCGTGCAGTAGGGTATAAACCTATTGCGATTGCCTCTCACATTACTGATGAAGGTATCAGGAATCATGACGCCATGATCCTCCAGTCCTCTTCATCTATTAGTGTTTCTTATGATGAAGTTAATCCGGTGCTCATTGAAGATCATGCTGCATTAACTTATAGCGACAGCCCAATGGATTATGCCCGTCTTTCTCGAGGGTTAAAGCATCTTCAAGCTCAGTCCGATGCGGTAATTGTTGAGGGTACTGGTGGTTGGCGTTTTCTGTTTAACGGCATGCGTCCTGTTTCTGATTGGGTAATTGAAGAAAAACTTCCGGTAATTTTAGTGGTAGGTATTCAGCTTGGCTGTATTAACCATGCAATTCTGACAGCAGAAGCCATCGCTCATGATGGATTGAACATCGCCGGATGGGTAGCAAACCGGATCAATCCAGGTTTAGCTTATTACGCTGAAACTATTGAGGCACTTAAACAGAACATTCCTGCCCCCCTGATTGGTGAACTGCCATATCTCTCCCGACCAGAAGAACGGGACTTAACCAGTTTTATCGATCTTAGCCGCATAAAAAACAGCTGA